A stretch of the Leptospira stimsonii genome encodes the following:
- a CDS encoding DUF1566 domain-containing protein: MHLRFRLLPSLFVFLFIHCAQADRISLDTSSSAGLLFNAGFDFFRNATGKQITTFRFRAIENHLLQDYEGTIVGNQILIQGVPFGAVTRLKASFESSAGATVFVNGTAQKSGDTSNDFSSPVRYEVVAGNGQKDAYSVSVNVITPITDAGQTDCFDATASVIACGLGSLPGQDGDVSGLTSNLERTTLTSDSSQPVVVDKNTGLVWKTCKEGTNPIDCSALAAPTLFSYADAGVACSNLNVSGYAGLKNWRIPDLQELFTIASFSNAGPYTNMTVFPDGNQTFWSRSMADPASFTPRRWVYNFSNGNNEDAAEVGTLPVRCVAGGSFPAQNFTDLGDGTILDNNTNLLWQKCSVGQSGTSCQNSATTLFDWRDALVQCDSLPSTGGKWRVPNVREYLTIAKYDVLMGTNAIDLNVFPANLASGSYWTSNVSQLAGNLGVFTFDVQYGRLSRSGATYTDYVRCVKNVP; this comes from the coding sequence ATGCACCTGCGATTTCGTCTTCTTCCATCTCTTTTTGTATTTCTTTTCATTCATTGCGCCCAAGCGGACAGAATCAGTTTAGATACGTCTTCGAGTGCTGGGCTTCTTTTCAATGCCGGCTTTGATTTTTTTAGAAATGCTACCGGGAAACAAATTACGACCTTTCGATTTCGGGCGATAGAAAATCATCTGCTCCAGGATTATGAAGGAACGATCGTCGGAAATCAGATCCTCATTCAGGGAGTTCCTTTCGGTGCGGTGACTCGTTTAAAAGCCAGTTTTGAATCTTCGGCGGGTGCGACCGTTTTTGTAAACGGAACGGCTCAAAAGAGCGGAGATACTTCCAACGATTTTTCCTCTCCTGTACGTTACGAGGTCGTTGCAGGAAACGGACAAAAGGACGCTTACTCGGTTTCGGTTAACGTGATCACTCCGATCACCGACGCGGGACAGACTGATTGTTTTGACGCAACAGCTTCGGTGATCGCTTGTGGGCTGGGTAGTTTACCGGGACAGGACGGGGACGTTTCCGGACTAACGTCGAACTTGGAAAGGACGACTCTCACGAGCGATTCTTCTCAACCCGTCGTAGTCGATAAAAATACCGGATTGGTTTGGAAAACTTGTAAGGAAGGAACGAACCCGATCGACTGTAGCGCGTTAGCCGCTCCTACGCTTTTTTCGTATGCCGACGCGGGTGTCGCTTGTTCCAATCTCAATGTCTCCGGTTACGCTGGTTTGAAGAATTGGAGAATTCCAGATCTTCAAGAGTTGTTCACAATCGCATCCTTTTCCAACGCGGGTCCGTACACGAATATGACCGTCTTTCCCGATGGAAATCAAACTTTTTGGTCTCGTTCAATGGCAGATCCCGCATCGTTTACTCCAAGGCGTTGGGTTTATAATTTCTCGAACGGAAACAACGAGGACGCGGCTGAGGTGGGAACGCTTCCGGTTCGTTGTGTCGCGGGAGGAAGTTTTCCGGCTCAAAACTTTACGGACCTCGGGGATGGAACGATTTTGGACAACAATACAAATCTTCTTTGGCAAAAATGTTCCGTTGGGCAATCCGGCACCTCTTGTCAAAACTCTGCGACTACTCTTTTCGATTGGCGGGACGCACTTGTTCAGTGTGATTCCTTACCGTCTACCGGCGGAAAGTGGAGGGTTCCAAACGTCAGAGAATATCTAACGATCGCAAAATACGATGTTCTTATGGGGACCAACGCGATCGATCTCAACGTATTTCCGGCAAATCTTGCCTCGGGAAGTTATTGGACCAGCAACGTAAGTCAATTGGCGGGGAATCTCGGAGTGTTTACATTCGACGTACAATATGGGAGACTTTCTCGGTCCGGCGCGACTTATACGGATTATGTAAGATGCGTAAAAAACGTTCCTTAA
- a CDS encoding DUF1566 domain-containing protein, with the protein MDLFQQGRKTRCFSLVLILFLSCADADRIDIDSSSGAGLLLQGGLQILSSIRIDSENGKEISSFRFLGSENFFAQDFSGTISGSQITIQAPFGAVNRLKASFVSTGKSVTMEGIPQESGRTSNDFSSPLIYRITAFDGSIQDYTVFVQPLFQLTDAEQTNCYSACSSNPGQDADYSTGVPTSFQTNVAFSSDSSEPVTLDRQTGLIWKYCAEGSNNTTCGVPDESFFYPQALSVCSSLNALHSGAGYAGISTWRIPEIEELLTLTQHTNPITGFLRLSDFPGGVSSFWTKTEDATDSLKVWSYSFETDQIDTNGKNFGSSRSVRCVSGSPIPNRTFTDLGDGTVRDNRTNLVWQKCTKGQTWSSTSPDCLVGAAVPENWGQALNTCKTLNLAGRIWRLPNINELRSLLDFTSSATVRIDNEKFPHIPPENPKYHSSNSVPGGIIFKVHFGLPEIYIVDGPTSVSFTRCVTDGP; encoded by the coding sequence ATGGATTTATTTCAACAAGGAAGAAAGACACGTTGTTTTTCTTTGGTCCTGATTCTTTTTCTCTCTTGTGCAGATGCCGATCGGATCGACATTGATTCTTCCTCCGGGGCCGGCTTATTACTGCAAGGTGGACTCCAGATTCTTTCTTCGATACGAATCGATTCCGAAAACGGAAAAGAGATTTCTTCGTTTCGATTTTTGGGATCGGAAAATTTTTTCGCACAAGATTTTAGCGGAACCATTTCCGGAAGTCAGATCACAATCCAAGCCCCTTTTGGCGCAGTGAACCGGTTAAAGGCGAGTTTTGTGTCCACCGGGAAGTCGGTCACGATGGAAGGAATTCCGCAAGAAAGTGGAAGAACATCGAATGATTTTTCGAGTCCATTGATATATCGAATCACGGCTTTCGACGGAAGTATTCAAGATTATACGGTCTTCGTCCAGCCTCTCTTTCAGCTAACGGATGCGGAACAAACGAACTGTTACTCGGCTTGTAGTTCCAATCCGGGACAAGACGCGGATTATTCGACCGGGGTTCCGACCTCCTTTCAAACGAATGTGGCCTTTTCAAGTGATTCTTCCGAACCCGTTACCTTGGATCGTCAAACCGGATTGATTTGGAAATACTGCGCAGAAGGTTCGAACAATACGACTTGTGGAGTTCCCGACGAAAGTTTCTTTTATCCCCAAGCGCTGAGCGTTTGTTCCTCTCTCAATGCTCTCCATTCGGGAGCAGGGTATGCAGGAATTTCCACTTGGAGAATTCCCGAAATTGAGGAACTCCTGACGTTGACTCAGCATACAAATCCGATCACCGGCTTCCTTCGGCTCTCCGATTTTCCGGGCGGAGTTTCTTCGTTTTGGACCAAGACCGAGGACGCGACTGATTCCCTGAAAGTTTGGAGTTATAGTTTCGAAACCGATCAGATCGATACGAACGGAAAGAATTTCGGTTCGAGTCGGAGCGTTCGTTGTGTTTCCGGTTCTCCGATTCCGAATCGAACGTTTACGGATCTCGGCGATGGGACCGTTCGGGACAATCGCACCAATCTCGTTTGGCAAAAGTGCACGAAAGGTCAGACGTGGTCTTCGACTTCTCCGGACTGCCTTGTGGGCGCCGCCGTTCCGGAAAACTGGGGTCAAGCTTTGAACACCTGCAAGACCTTGAACCTCGCGGGAAGAATTTGGAGACTTCCGAATATCAATGAACTCCGTAGTTTGCTCGATTTTACATCGAGCGCCACGGTCCGAATCGACAATGAAAAATTCCCCCATATTCCACCTGAAAATCCAAAGTATCACTCGAGCAATTCCGTCCCTGGAGGAATCATCTTTAAGGTGCATTTCGGACTACCGGAAATTTATATAGTCGACGGTCCGACATCGGTGAGTTTTACACGTTGTGTCACAGACGGACCGTAA
- a CDS encoding lipase/acyltransferase domain-containing protein, producing MKFHTNTSAGLILLSFLFCSGQKERTFGPGLLKNVGSEGSRSTVAMQIPLVFVPGYKGSELFRKNESGSLDAIWLTPWQALNFSAPDLTLRKNDSVQVGEVLSSVTLIPFLIDVKVYQPWLQWLSTSVRIRPYVFPYDWRKDNGETSLALEAFLEKVQKENAGVAPVLVGHSNGGNLALSVINRRPNLASKVIFVGVPFRGGIGFMEDLISGVSTGLNPEITSACVVSSFISVYTFFPREGSFDTKELLKDSDQKNIPFRFFNASDWEKYELGPYSHEAHCEPPPSLKEFQSRLDLALSFRNSLDPKKGNQYPPVLVVHAKNRPTMRVLMPEKNPDHWLWDFKNAQRAPGDGRVTFTSSIPPDEIVYQSFLSDAEHSSLLSDPKVWERIYSFLHE from the coding sequence GTGAAATTCCATACAAATACTTCGGCGGGTTTGATTCTTCTTTCGTTTTTGTTTTGTTCCGGTCAAAAGGAACGGACCTTCGGCCCGGGTTTGTTAAAGAATGTCGGATCCGAAGGAAGTCGTTCCACGGTTGCGATGCAAATCCCTCTCGTTTTCGTTCCCGGTTATAAGGGATCCGAGCTCTTTCGAAAGAACGAGTCCGGTTCCCTCGACGCGATTTGGCTTACTCCTTGGCAGGCTTTGAATTTTTCCGCACCCGATCTAACTTTGAGAAAGAACGATTCGGTTCAAGTAGGAGAGGTTTTATCTTCCGTAACTCTCATCCCGTTTTTGATCGATGTAAAAGTTTATCAGCCTTGGTTGCAGTGGCTTTCCACATCGGTAAGAATCCGACCGTATGTTTTTCCTTACGATTGGAGAAAGGACAACGGCGAAACTTCCTTGGCTCTCGAAGCATTTTTGGAAAAGGTTCAAAAGGAAAACGCCGGAGTCGCACCCGTTCTCGTAGGTCATAGCAACGGAGGAAATCTCGCGCTCTCGGTGATCAATCGAAGACCGAACCTAGCGTCGAAGGTGATCTTTGTCGGCGTTCCGTTTCGTGGAGGAATCGGATTTATGGAAGATCTGATTTCCGGAGTTTCCACCGGACTCAACCCGGAGATCACAAGCGCTTGTGTCGTTTCGAGTTTCATTTCGGTTTATACGTTTTTCCCGAGAGAAGGAAGTTTTGATACGAAGGAATTACTCAAGGATTCCGATCAGAAGAACATTCCATTCCGTTTTTTTAATGCTTCCGATTGGGAGAAATACGAACTCGGTCCGTATTCCCACGAAGCGCATTGCGAACCCCCTCCTTCTTTGAAAGAATTTCAGTCCAGATTGGATCTTGCGCTCTCGTTTCGAAATTCTCTCGATCCCAAAAAAGGAAATCAGTATCCTCCCGTCTTGGTCGTTCACGCGAAAAATCGACCCACGATGAGAGTTCTTATGCCCGAAAAAAATCCGGACCATTGGCTTTGGGATTTTAAGAATGCGCAAAGAGCGCCCGGGGACGGAAGGGTTACCTTTACGAGTTCGATTCCACCGGATGAAATCGTGTATCAAAGCTTTCTTTCCGATGCGGAGCATTCTTCTTTGTTAAGCGACCCAAAAGTGTGGGAGAGAATCTATTCCTTTCTTCATGAATAA
- a CDS encoding DMT family transporter, with translation MEASESKWKPFLGTSLVLAGAVFFSAKAIFVKLVYRYDVDSITALTLRMLFAIPFFAWIAFRSRKNENSVKLSGKDWTLIFALAFLGYYLASLFDFIGLEYISAGLERLTLFVYPTIVLVISSFIYKRKIKGIEIFAIILTYSGIAVAFFGDIQTEGPDAIKGVLFVFASAVAYSLYLVGSESLIPKIGSVKFTSYLMLLSGLIVVIHFLLTKELSLLVQSRPVYLLGLALGVLTTVIPAYFITEGIRMIGSGRAAIVGSVGPISTILLAWIFLGEAITSTGIAGTFLVLAGVLSIGKKKQNSKEKDASATDSSE, from the coding sequence ATGGAAGCATCCGAATCAAAATGGAAACCCTTTTTAGGAACCTCTCTTGTATTGGCCGGTGCCGTTTTCTTTTCCGCAAAGGCGATCTTCGTAAAACTAGTTTATCGATACGACGTGGATTCCATCACGGCGTTGACACTTCGAATGTTGTTTGCCATTCCATTCTTCGCATGGATCGCGTTTCGTTCTCGAAAGAATGAGAATTCGGTAAAACTTTCCGGCAAAGACTGGACTTTGATTTTTGCTCTCGCGTTTCTCGGATACTATCTCGCGAGTCTTTTCGATTTCATAGGTCTAGAATATATCTCGGCAGGTTTGGAAAGACTGACGCTCTTCGTCTATCCTACAATCGTACTCGTGATCAGTTCTTTTATATATAAAAGAAAGATCAAAGGAATCGAGATTTTCGCAATCATCCTGACCTATTCCGGAATCGCCGTCGCTTTTTTCGGCGACATTCAAACGGAAGGACCGGACGCGATCAAAGGTGTACTTTTTGTCTTTGCATCGGCGGTGGCTTATTCCTTGTATTTAGTCGGAAGCGAATCCTTGATTCCGAAAATCGGATCCGTTAAGTTTACGTCTTATCTGATGCTTCTTTCCGGTTTGATCGTGGTGATTCATTTTTTACTCACAAAAGAACTTTCACTCTTGGTCCAATCACGGCCGGTTTATCTTCTCGGATTGGCTCTCGGAGTTTTGACGACGGTCATACCGGCCTACTTCATTACGGAAGGAATTCGAATGATCGGATCCGGACGCGCGGCGATCGTCGGTTCCGTAGGTCCGATTTCCACCATTCTTCTTGCATGGATTTTTTTAGGAGAAGCGATTACTTCCACCGGAATTGCAGGCACCTTTCTCGTGTTAGCCGGGGTTCTATCGATCGGGAAGAAAAAACAGAATTCTAAAGAAAAGGACGCGAGCGCAACGGATTCTTCGGAATAA
- a CDS encoding bile acid:sodium symporter family protein: protein MESNLLTAIFLPLALGIIMLGMGMSLTIEDFKRIFILPKAALTGLTLQLLLLPIAGWLIADFSGLPGELAVGLMLLAICPGGATSNLITHLAKGDVALSITLTAITSCVTVVSIPILLNVSMHHFLGSGQMIELNVPQTILQIFLVTVLPVTMGMILNAKKPDLSKKFEKLVKVLSGIFLILIIAGAIVRERQNIVPFFIQVGPAALALNLTTMVLGFLGASLMKVTKAQRTSITIEVGIQNGTLGIAIATSILNNAAMAIPSAIYSLIMFATGALFSVWMHKIPDEV, encoded by the coding sequence ATGGAATCCAATTTGCTAACAGCTATATTCCTTCCGCTCGCGTTAGGAATCATCATGCTCGGAATGGGGATGTCTCTGACGATCGAGGACTTCAAACGGATCTTCATTCTTCCGAAAGCCGCCTTGACCGGACTCACCTTACAGTTGTTACTCTTACCGATCGCAGGATGGCTTATCGCGGATTTTTCCGGTCTTCCCGGAGAACTTGCCGTCGGTCTTATGTTGCTCGCAATTTGTCCGGGAGGAGCCACTTCGAATTTGATCACTCATCTCGCGAAAGGCGACGTCGCGCTTTCGATCACGTTAACCGCAATCACGAGCTGTGTTACCGTCGTTTCGATTCCGATTCTTCTGAATGTCTCCATGCACCATTTCTTAGGAAGCGGACAGATGATCGAATTAAACGTTCCACAGACGATCCTGCAAATATTTTTGGTCACCGTATTGCCGGTTACCATGGGAATGATTCTCAACGCAAAAAAACCGGACCTCTCCAAAAAGTTCGAAAAACTAGTGAAAGTTCTCTCAGGAATTTTTCTGATTCTCATCATCGCCGGCGCGATCGTAAGAGAAAGACAGAATATCGTTCCGTTTTTTATCCAAGTCGGACCGGCCGCCTTAGCTCTCAATTTAACCACGATGGTCCTCGGATTTTTAGGAGCGTCTTTGATGAAAGTTACGAAGGCGCAAAGAACTTCGATAACGATCGAGGTAGGAATTCAAAACGGGACCCTGGGAATCGCGATCGCGACTTCGATTCTCAATAACGCGGCGATGGCGATTCCCTCCGCGATTTACAGCTTGATCATGTTCGCGACCGGCGCCCTATTTTCGGTTTGGATGCATAAGATCCCGGACGAGGTTTAA
- a CDS encoding lysophospholipid acyltransferase family protein, producing the protein MEENSKAKEKESFKRKFLVWLIPFLVVNLQRLIGFTSRRVNIGDGSLEKLRKEKKPYILSIWHTNVLYSPYLNRKAGAAVLISESKDGDFINNVVHRFDNYSIRGSSSKGGSKALKALIVHLKKNLPAAITPDGPRGPALVVQPGLIACGQVSQVPIIPFHYECTRQWIAERSWDKHRIPKPFTTFVVSYGEPILIPRQLDEKGFEEARLMVEKAMLENRQRCIDKAEELRNQ; encoded by the coding sequence ATGGAAGAAAATTCTAAAGCAAAAGAAAAAGAATCGTTCAAAAGAAAATTTCTGGTTTGGTTGATTCCCTTTCTCGTCGTCAATCTCCAAAGGCTGATCGGTTTTACTTCTCGAAGAGTCAATATCGGAGACGGAAGTTTGGAAAAACTCCGCAAAGAAAAAAAGCCCTATATCCTTTCCATCTGGCACACGAACGTTCTCTATTCTCCTTATCTCAATCGAAAAGCGGGAGCCGCGGTTTTGATATCCGAATCCAAAGACGGAGATTTTATCAACAACGTAGTACATCGTTTTGATAATTACAGCATTCGGGGGAGTTCTTCCAAGGGCGGATCCAAGGCTTTAAAAGCGCTTATCGTTCATCTCAAAAAAAATCTCCCCGCGGCGATCACCCCGGACGGTCCTCGCGGACCCGCGCTTGTTGTGCAACCGGGTTTGATCGCTTGTGGTCAAGTTTCTCAGGTTCCTATCATTCCCTTCCACTATGAATGTACTCGTCAATGGATCGCCGAAAGATCCTGGGATAAACATAGAATTCCGAAACCGTTCACCACTTTCGTCGTGTCTTACGGCGAACCGATTTTGATTCCGAGGCAATTGGACGAGAAGGGTTTTGAAGAAGCGCGCCTCATGGTCGAGAAGGCGATGTTGGAAAATCGTCAGAGATGTATCGATAAAGCCGAAGAATTAAGAAATCAATAA
- a CDS encoding esterase/lipase family protein, giving the protein MILFCRIPLRIWILLGSFVLFDCATYSTANYSQFEQEKLVNISSVSSNKLSLLTMRYLKSNDLDERFEDSPLVVIYDLDNRLLAYKSRDLAYYLSELCYLTGNSLDTEDPEFAKMYASALVYSYTYLFDSKATPAPDPFSAEFRFALLTYNRSLAQLVRYAKKNRKLANVTDLNLPLIRGNLVMESAEVETSWTPQNFLQIEVAYDFRTKGFSNHISKYGIGTPLILIRKFPENEPQKRIQYEFINGVGQAYPGTAFVSLEESYLGNRDLMNLRAKIHVYDPVFRDRIEFEGMNLPMESDTTTPLAYMLTIAQKRDSLLAIFDGETSISRKGLYLVYPYRKDKIPVVFVHGLASSPFIWFPMINELLADPEIKEKYQFWVYWYPTVNPMLLSAADFRDTLYDLRKVYDPKNEHKSFDRMVLIGHSMGGLVAKLAVTKGRKEEWMTAANVPYSAYESMSEEYKKEIKRVFDFDPVPFVKRAIFIATPHRGSNLAEGILGTIARFLFILPKEVAKKFQEGYKFLLVNHKDGDLVPGVYGVDGLSPKSLFMKVTGEYRPLVKFHSIIGNSKLADLDWISDSVVPYESSHLDHPESELLIQSEHSVQNHLPTFLEVKRILKEHTKEEIP; this is encoded by the coding sequence ATGATTTTGTTTTGTAGAATTCCTTTAAGAATTTGGATTCTTCTCGGATCCTTTGTTCTATTCGATTGTGCCACGTATTCTACCGCAAACTATTCTCAGTTCGAACAGGAGAAGTTAGTCAACATCAGTAGCGTCTCTTCGAACAAACTCAGTCTTCTCACGATGCGATATCTCAAAAGCAACGATCTCGACGAAAGGTTCGAAGATTCTCCTCTCGTAGTCATCTACGATTTGGACAATCGACTTCTCGCGTATAAATCCAGAGATCTCGCCTATTATCTTTCCGAACTCTGTTATCTCACCGGAAATTCTTTGGATACGGAAGATCCGGAGTTTGCGAAGATGTATGCTTCTGCATTAGTATATTCTTATACATATCTATTTGATTCCAAGGCGACGCCCGCTCCCGATCCGTTTTCAGCGGAATTTCGTTTTGCGCTTCTCACATACAATCGTTCCTTGGCGCAGTTGGTCCGTTATGCGAAGAAGAATCGAAAGCTGGCTAACGTGACCGATCTCAATCTTCCGTTGATTCGAGGAAATCTCGTAATGGAAAGCGCCGAAGTCGAAACTTCTTGGACGCCGCAGAATTTTCTGCAAATCGAAGTCGCTTATGATTTTAGGACGAAGGGATTTTCCAATCATATCAGCAAATACGGAATCGGAACTCCGTTGATTCTAATCCGAAAATTTCCGGAAAACGAACCTCAAAAAAGAATCCAGTATGAATTCATCAACGGAGTCGGACAGGCGTATCCGGGAACCGCGTTCGTAAGTCTGGAAGAATCTTATCTTGGAAACAGAGACTTGATGAACCTGAGAGCGAAGATTCACGTCTATGATCCCGTCTTTCGAGATCGAATTGAATTCGAAGGAATGAATCTTCCGATGGAAAGCGATACGACCACACCGCTCGCATACATGCTAACGATCGCACAAAAACGGGACAGCCTACTTGCGATCTTCGACGGAGAAACGAGCATTTCCAGAAAAGGCCTTTATCTCGTATATCCGTATCGAAAGGATAAGATCCCGGTCGTATTCGTACACGGACTCGCGTCCTCACCTTTTATCTGGTTTCCGATGATCAACGAGCTACTCGCCGATCCTGAAATCAAAGAGAAATATCAGTTCTGGGTTTATTGGTATCCCACCGTTAATCCGATGCTCCTTTCCGCGGCGGACTTTAGAGATACGTTATACGATTTAAGAAAGGTTTACGATCCGAAAAACGAACACAAAAGTTTTGATCGAATGGTGTTGATCGGTCATAGTATGGGCGGCCTCGTCGCAAAGTTAGCCGTAACCAAGGGACGAAAAGAAGAATGGATGACAGCCGCAAACGTCCCCTACTCCGCGTACGAGTCCATGAGCGAAGAATACAAAAAGGAAATCAAAAGAGTTTTCGATTTCGATCCGGTGCCTTTCGTCAAAAGGGCGATCTTTATCGCGACCCCGCACCGAGGATCCAATCTCGCCGAAGGAATTTTAGGAACGATCGCGAGATTTCTTTTTATACTTCCAAAGGAGGTGGCGAAAAAATTTCAGGAAGGTTATAAATTCTTACTCGTAAATCACAAGGATGGGGATTTAGTTCCGGGAGTCTATGGAGTGGACGGTTTGTCGCCCAAAAGCCTCTTTATGAAAGTAACGGGAGAATACAGACCTCTCGTCAAATTTCATTCCATCATCGGGAATTCAAAACTCGCGGATCTGGACTGGATCAGTGATTCGGTCGTTCCTTACGAAAGTTCCCATTTGGATCACCCCGAATCCGAATTACTCATTCAATCCGAACATTCCGTTCAAAATCACCTACCGACTTTTTTGGAAGTAAAACGGATCCTCAAGGAACACACAAAAGAGGAAATTCCATGA